In Salvelinus fontinalis isolate EN_2023a chromosome 25, ASM2944872v1, whole genome shotgun sequence, one genomic interval encodes:
- the nck1b gene encoding cytoplasmic protein NCK1 isoform X2: MDMANLFKHFFRIGKVKRKTGMRDTASNADADMYSDNGERLYDLNLPALVKFNYAAEREDELSLVKGTHVIVMEKCSDGWWRGGYQGRSGWFPSNYVTEDADGTAGGGGLGDPAGSLTEKLAAVVHSASNGNQVLHTVQALYPFSSGNEEELNFEKGEVMEVVEKPDNDPEWWKCRKADGQLGLVPKNYVTVLPPQQDSTTQNASLGPAGPPTPDCDYISPATVGRFAGKQWYYGKVTRHQAEVALNQRGAEGDFLIRDSESSPSDFSISLKAQGKNKHFKVQLKDVVYCIGQRKFGSLEDLVDHYKKAPIFTSEQGDKLYLVKALAAS, encoded by the exons GCATTGGGAAGGTGAAGCGTAAAACGGGGATGCGTGACACGGCATCCAACGCCGACGCCGACATGTACTCCGACAACGGCGAGCGCCTGTACGACCTCAACCTGCCGGCGCTCGTCAAGTTCAACTACGCCGCCGAGCGGGAGGACGAGCTCTCGTTGGTCAAGGGCACCCACGTCATCGTCATGGAGAAGTGTAGCGATGGCTGGTGGCGTGGGGGGTACCAGGGGCGTTCCGGGTGGTTCCCCTCCAACTACGTGACAGAGGACGCAGACGGGACGGCGGGGGGAGGAGGTTTGGGGGACCCGGCAGGGTCGCTGACGGAAAAGCTAGCGGCAGTAGTTCACAGTGCGTCTAACGGGAACCAGGTTCTCCACACGGTGCAGGCGCTGTACCCTTTCAGCTCGGGGAACGAGGAGGAGCTGAACTTTGAGAAGGGAGAGGTGATGGAGGTGGTGGAGAAACCAGACAACGACCCTGAGTGGTGGAAGTGCCGTAAAGCAGATGGACAGCTGGGACTAGTGCCGAAAAACTACGTCACTGTGCTGCCTCCCCAGCAGGACTCTACTACCCAGAATGCCTCACTGGGCCCCGCGGGGCCGCCCACGCCCGACTGTGACTACATCTCTCCGGCCACGGTGGGGCGGTTTGCGGGGAAGCAGTGGTACTATGGCAAGGTGACGCGTCATCAGGCAGAGGTGGCTCTAAACCAGAGAGGAGCGGAGGGAGACTTCCTCATCAGAGACTCTGAGTCATCG CCCAGTGATTTCTCCATCTCCCTGAAGGCCCAGGGGAAGAACAAGCATTTTAAGGTTCAGTTGAAGGATGTTGTGTATTGCATTGGCCAGCGGAAGTTCGGTTCTCTGGAGGACTTGGTGGACCACTACAAGAAGGCTCCCATCTTCACCAGCGAGCAGGGAGACAAGCTCTACCTGGTGAAGGCCCTGGCTGCGtcttga